The genomic segment CTGTCAATTTTATCAATGAACCATATCCCACATAGGCAGGGGTTGGCATCAGCACCTCATCACCTTCAGCAATTATAGCCTTCATTACTGATCCCAGTCCTTCTGTAGACCCCACTGTCACTAGAACATTATCTAAAGAAAAATTCCCATTAAAATTATCATTATAAAAATCAGCAATTTTTTTACGTAATTCAGGCATTCCACCTACTGGTGAATATTTAATCCTTGTATTTACTGCATGATATGCCACAGCCTCCTTCACTTCCTCAGGCACATCAATGTCAGGCTCCCCAATTGACATATTTATAGCATTGTCATATGTCTGCATTTTTTCATATATTTTTCTTATATCAGAAATTTGAATTTCTTTTACAATTTTATTTATATACATAATCTTTCCTTTCATAGTTAAAATACTGTTATTTCTATATTCTATCATATTTTATAACTAAAAAACAGTTATGTATTACTTTTTATTTGAAAATTTTAAAAATTTCATTGTAATATACATATTTTTTTGATAAAATCTATATGTAGCTCTTTCGATTTTTAACATGGGTTATTAGATAAAAAATTTAACATTGAAAGGATAATATAATGAATGAAAATAAGGAACAATCAATAAACTTAAATATAATATTCAAAATAATTTATAAAAATATTTTTCTTATAGGACTAGTTACTGTTCTTATGGCTGGGCTGGCAGGTTTTTATGCCTTTACAAGCAAATCCTTTAAAAGCGAGATTATTTTATACGGAAACGACAGGGTTTTAAGTGAAATTGGGGAAAATTCCCAGTATTCATTAAATTCCTTCGACTTCTTCAGATTTATACAAAAAAATTCAAAAACATTAACAAATACAAAGCTTCCTGAAGAAAAATTTTTGAAGGAAATGTCAAAAAAGCTGACAGCACAGACAGAAACAGGAGACCCTACAGTTAAGGTTAAATTTTCCAATTCAAATAAGATTGAAGCAGAAAGCTTTTCAGAGGAATATGCCAACCTTGCTGCAAAATACCTTGCTACAAGGGAAGATGACTTTTTAGATAAACAGATTAAACTGCTGGAAGAACAATATAATTTTATGGCAAATAACGTTGATTTAAGAACAACTAAAGATTCATTGAGTGATACTCTTGTTTCAAGACTTGCATATTACAGACTTTTGAAAAGTGATACTTCACCGCTTGTAAAACTTGTAAATATAAACGTAAAACCTGCATTAAATAAAAAGTTTGTTCTGGCAGGTGGAATTTTTGCAGGATTATTTTTAGGAATTTTAATTGCATTTATTAAAGAATTCTCCAAATCACTGGATTGGAAAGATATAAAATCAAAATAATAAACTATTAGGAGGAATTATGAAAGATAAAGCTTCCAGTAAGCTTGAAACAATGGGAAAAGCTTCAATTTTTCCTATATCATTGCTACCTCTTGCCGGACTTTGTCTGGGATTGGGAACGTTATTTACAAACGCTTTAAACATTAAGATATATGGCCTTCAGAATATTTTGGGAAAAGTATATTTTGTCGGTAATACTCTTACAGTAACTAAAACTACGGCATTATATGAATTTCTGATTATTTTGTCAAAACTTGGAAATATAATTTTTTCAAATCTTCCTCTGCTTTTTGCAATTGGAACAGCATTTGCATTTACTAAATATGAAAAACCTACAGCAGCACTTATGGGAGGAGTATTTTTTCTGATTATGCATCAGACAATTAACGGCCTCTTATCTACAACTATAATTCCAGGTGTTCCGCTAGTAGCTGACACTCCTGAAAATCCATATGCAATGCTTATGGCAGGACAAAGTGTCATACTTGGAATACAGTCACTGCAAATGGGAATATTTGGAGGAATTGTTGCAGGCCTTATGACTGCAGGAATACATAGCAGATATTGTAAAATGAAATTATATTCAAATATGAATTCTCTTTCTGTTGCAGAATTCTTTAAACTGTCGAAGCTTCCGGCACTACTGACTGTAATATGTGCCATTTTTACCGGAGTTGTTTCATATATTGTATGGCCACTTGTTCAAACGGGAGTTGCTAATTTAGGATTTTTTATAAAAAATACAGGATATGTTGGAACCTTTCTATTTGGCTTCATTGAAAGAATACTGATGCCTTTTGGGTTACAAAATGTCTTCACTCTTCCCCTCATGTATACAAAAACAGGAGGAGAAATGATTGCAAGAGGAACTTCTATTCAAGGATTTCAGAATATGTTCCTACATCATCTTACTGATCCTGCTACAAAGAAATTTTCCGTTAATTATACAAGATTTATGACAGGAAAATACTTATTTATGATGTTTGGATTGCCTGCCGCTTCACTTGCAATGTACAATGCGGCTTCAAAGGATAGAAAGAAATTTATAGCTGGTTTACTTTTTTCAGTGGCACTTGCTTCATTCCTTGTTGGATTTACTGAACCACTTGAACTGCTTCTTCTGTTTACTGCACCATTGTTATACCTAATACATATTATTCTTGCAGGACTTTCATTTGTGACGATGCATATTATGAATGCTGCAACAGGTGTATCATTTTCTGGAGGACTGGCAGATTACTATTTATTTGGAGTATTACAAGGACAGGCAAAAACAGGATTTACTTCTATTATTCCTTTTGGAATTGCCTATTTCATAATTTATTATCTACTATTTAGAATTCTTATTTCAAAGTTTAATTTAAAAACCCTTGGAAGAGAAAATATAGTGCAATATGATAAGGAAATTAAAGTAGAAGAAATTATTCCAGCTGTAGATACTGTTACTGTTAGAAAGCTTACTGAAGAAGAAATTAAAGCTGACAGTAGTCTTACTGCTGAAAATAAAGATAATGAAAATACGACTGATGAGTCTAATAAAACTTCTGAAGAAAATTCAGAAAAATCTGAGGAAGAAATTTCTGAAGAAAAAAATATTAGGGAGCTTGAAAAAACTGAAGCAATCCTCTTTGCTCTTGGAGGAAAAAGAAATATAATAAATATTGATAACTGCTCTTCCAGATTAAAACTGGAAGTAAAAAATTCTTTATTTGTTAACGATGCAGCACTGAAAATTACCGGTGCACTAGGAGTTATAAAAAATAAGGAAAATGTAGAAGTGATTTATGGTCCTGCTACATCAGATATAAAAACAAGACTGGAAGAATATTTAAAAACAGACAATAATGCATAATAATCAATAGAAAATAAGCTATCTCAAAAGTTGAAAAATATAAATATAAATGTAATATATAAAAACCATATTTATTCTTTTACTGGAATTTCACTTGTACAAAACAGAAAATGAATTGTGAAATTCTAAATAATTCATAAATATGGTTTTTACATTATTTTCTAATTTTTTTTCTATACAGTAAAATTCCGATTATTATAAAAAAGCTACTATATAGGGTAATAAAACCAAGATAAAAATCTCTATTTATCAATACAGCTACAAATACTGCTATTGAAATCAATATTAATATCAATTTATTTATATCATGTAATATTCTAGCACATAAATATCCTATTAAAAGTGATATCATTGAATGAATAATAGTTGTAAGTAACCCTTCTCCATGCAAGCAATAAGATAAATATACAGAAAACTTTAACAACTCTGCTTTTGCATGTAAAAAATAAAGAAATATAAAATAAATAGTTAATTTTAATATTAATATCATATTTTTCCCCATACTTACACCATAAAATTAGTACAATTTTATTATTTCATATAGAAGA from the Leptotrichia sp. oral taxon 215 str. W9775 genome contains:
- a CDS encoding Wzz/FepE/Etk N-terminal domain-containing protein produces the protein MNENKEQSINLNIIFKIIYKNIFLIGLVTVLMAGLAGFYAFTSKSFKSEIILYGNDRVLSEIGENSQYSLNSFDFFRFIQKNSKTLTNTKLPEEKFLKEMSKKLTAQTETGDPTVKVKFSNSNKIEAESFSEEYANLAAKYLATREDDFLDKQIKLLEEQYNFMANNVDLRTTKDSLSDTLVSRLAYYRLLKSDTSPLVKLVNINVKPALNKKFVLAGGIFAGLFLGILIAFIKEFSKSLDWKDIKSK
- a CDS encoding PTS transporter subunit EIIC — protein: MKDKASSKLETMGKASIFPISLLPLAGLCLGLGTLFTNALNIKIYGLQNILGKVYFVGNTLTVTKTTALYEFLIILSKLGNIIFSNLPLLFAIGTAFAFTKYEKPTAALMGGVFFLIMHQTINGLLSTTIIPGVPLVADTPENPYAMLMAGQSVILGIQSLQMGIFGGIVAGLMTAGIHSRYCKMKLYSNMNSLSVAEFFKLSKLPALLTVICAIFTGVVSYIVWPLVQTGVANLGFFIKNTGYVGTFLFGFIERILMPFGLQNVFTLPLMYTKTGGEMIARGTSIQGFQNMFLHHLTDPATKKFSVNYTRFMTGKYLFMMFGLPAASLAMYNAASKDRKKFIAGLLFSVALASFLVGFTEPLELLLLFTAPLLYLIHIILAGLSFVTMHIMNAATGVSFSGGLADYYLFGVLQGQAKTGFTSIIPFGIAYFIIYYLLFRILISKFNLKTLGRENIVQYDKEIKVEEIIPAVDTVTVRKLTEEEIKADSSLTAENKDNENTTDESNKTSEENSEKSEEEISEEKNIRELEKTEAILFALGGKRNIINIDNCSSRLKLEVKNSLFVNDAALKITGALGVIKNKENVEVIYGPATSDIKTRLEEYLKTDNNA